A genomic region of Ferviditalea candida contains the following coding sequences:
- the rplU gene encoding 50S ribosomal protein L21: MYAIIETGGKQYKVREGDVLYIEKLSEEEGQSVTFDRVLAVSKPDGFVAGTPLVAGATVSAKVEKHGRGQKLIVFKYKAKKNYRRKQGHRQPYTKVVIDKIQA; the protein is encoded by the coding sequence ATGTACGCAATTATTGAAACTGGCGGAAAACAATACAAGGTTCGGGAAGGCGACGTTCTCTACATCGAGAAGCTTTCCGAAGAAGAGGGACAAAGCGTTACGTTTGACCGTGTGCTTGCCGTTTCCAAACCGGACGGCTTTGTAGCCGGAACGCCGTTGGTAGCCGGAGCAACCGTTTCCGCAAAGGTGGAAAAGCACGGGCGCGGCCAAAAATTGATCGTTTTTAAATACAAGGCCAAAAAGAACTACCGTCGTAAACAAGGCCATCGTCAGCCTTATACCAAAGTCGTCATCGACAAAATTCAGGCGTAA
- the obgE gene encoding GTPase ObgE, with protein MFVDKAKIFVKGGDGGDGAVSFRREKYVPEGGPAGGDGGRGGSVILRVDEGLRTLMDFRYQKHFKAKPGEKGRNKAQHGANAEHMIVRVPPGTVVIDDDTKEIIADLTRHDQQVVVARGGEGGRGNMRFVSPSNTAPEIAENGEEGQERWVVLELKVMADVGLVGFPSVGKSTLLSVVSSARPKIGAYHFTTLSPNLGVVDVGDGRSFVMADLPGLIEGAHEGTGLGHEFLRHIERTKMIVHVIDMAATEGRDPFEDFEKINRELFLYSEKLSERPQIVAANKMDLPEAEENLAQFKEKLAANGGDTEIIPISAGSNQGIQPLLYRIADLLDAIPDTPDVEEVEQIAERKVYRLEHETDEEFTVRRENDIYYVESPGIEKFIKRTNFSSQQSALRFARIMRKMGVDEALRQKGAKDGNLVRIGDFEFEFVEHE; from the coding sequence ATGTTTGTAGACAAGGCCAAAATTTTTGTCAAGGGCGGCGATGGCGGAGACGGGGCCGTCTCCTTCAGACGGGAAAAATACGTTCCGGAAGGCGGCCCGGCAGGCGGAGACGGCGGCCGCGGAGGCAGCGTCATTCTTCGGGTGGATGAAGGCCTGCGCACGCTGATGGATTTTCGGTATCAGAAGCATTTTAAAGCGAAGCCCGGCGAAAAGGGCAGAAACAAAGCCCAGCATGGGGCGAATGCGGAGCATATGATCGTCAGGGTACCTCCGGGTACGGTCGTGATTGACGACGATACGAAAGAAATCATCGCCGATCTTACCCGGCATGATCAGCAAGTCGTGGTGGCCCGGGGAGGGGAAGGCGGGCGCGGCAACATGCGGTTCGTATCGCCGAGCAATACCGCTCCGGAAATTGCCGAGAATGGCGAGGAAGGCCAGGAACGCTGGGTTGTCCTGGAATTGAAGGTCATGGCCGATGTTGGACTGGTCGGTTTCCCCAGCGTGGGAAAATCGACGCTCTTGTCGGTCGTTTCGTCCGCGCGTCCGAAGATCGGAGCCTACCATTTTACCACGCTGTCGCCCAATTTGGGGGTGGTTGATGTCGGGGACGGGCGCAGCTTCGTCATGGCCGACCTGCCGGGCTTGATCGAAGGCGCTCATGAGGGAACAGGCTTGGGACACGAATTTCTGCGGCATATCGAACGAACGAAAATGATCGTGCACGTCATTGACATGGCCGCAACGGAAGGTCGCGATCCCTTCGAGGACTTCGAAAAAATCAATCGCGAGCTCTTTTTATACAGCGAAAAATTGAGCGAGCGGCCGCAGATCGTCGCCGCCAACAAGATGGATTTGCCCGAAGCGGAAGAAAACTTGGCGCAGTTCAAGGAGAAGCTGGCGGCTAACGGCGGCGATACGGAAATTATTCCAATCTCCGCTGGCTCGAATCAGGGAATTCAGCCGTTGCTCTACCGGATTGCGGATTTGCTCGATGCGATTCCGGACACCCCGGATGTGGAAGAAGTCGAGCAAATTGCCGAGCGCAAAGTGTACCGGCTGGAACATGAAACGGATGAGGAATTTACCGTTCGCCGGGAAAATGACATTTATTACGTGGAAAGTCCGGGAATTGAAAAATTTATCAAACGGACGAACTTTTCTTCCCAGCAAAGCGCGCTCAGATTCGCCAGGATCATGCGCAAAATGGGCGTGGATGAGGCGTTGAGGCAGAAGGGGGCCAAGGACGGAAATCTTGTCCGCATCGGCGATTTTGAATTCGAATTTGTGGAACATGAATAA
- a CDS encoding ribosomal-processing cysteine protease Prp, which yields MIRVKIDRQSHDRTIRSFSVSGHADFAEPGKDIVCAGVSAVTVGTVNAVEAVLGISLENTMDKGLLKVTVPDHLDAEKREKMQLLLESMIVMLESIKESYGKYIEIKSN from the coding sequence ATGATCCGCGTTAAAATCGACAGGCAAAGTCATGACCGTACGATTCGTTCGTTTTCCGTCAGCGGGCATGCAGATTTCGCTGAGCCGGGCAAAGATATCGTCTGTGCCGGCGTTTCGGCGGTTACTGTGGGAACCGTCAATGCTGTGGAGGCTGTGCTTGGCATTTCATTGGAGAATACGATGGACAAAGGTCTGTTGAAGGTGACCGTGCCTGATCACCTTGATGCGGAGAAACGGGAGAAAATGCAGCTTTTGCTTGAATCGATGATCGTCATGTTGGAGTCGATTAAAGAATCGTACGGCAAATATATTGAAATCAAATCGAATTGA
- the thrB gene encoding homoserine kinase, whose product MGERKVLVKVPASTANLGPGFDTLGMALNLFAWIEMSMSEQTRIHLHGDQLKGVTDTKSNLVYQVAREVFTAAGEAPPELEITMYSDIPLARGLGSSATAIIGGMVAANALIGNKLSKDELFQLSSRLEKHPDNVGASLFGGIVVAYWDGNRAEYIRIEPDPRLEVLAVIPEFHLETEKARGVLPKQVSMSDAVFNVSHSSLLVVALSTGNLRMIRHAMQDKLHQPYRSSLIPGMDAILREAADYGALGVALSGAGPTLLALVEAGSGHKEALARFMSETLNRNGIASRTLWLKPCPDGAQVLTQGSENSTLFENIEGEIRA is encoded by the coding sequence ATGGGAGAACGCAAGGTCCTTGTGAAGGTGCCGGCGAGCACGGCGAATCTGGGGCCGGGCTTCGATACGCTCGGCATGGCTTTGAATTTGTTTGCCTGGATTGAAATGAGCATGTCCGAGCAAACCCGGATTCATCTGCATGGAGACCAGCTGAAGGGCGTTACGGATACCAAGTCGAATCTGGTTTATCAGGTGGCAAGGGAAGTGTTTACCGCAGCGGGTGAAGCTCCTCCCGAGCTGGAAATCACGATGTACAGCGATATTCCTTTGGCAAGAGGCTTGGGCAGCAGCGCAACGGCGATCATCGGCGGAATGGTTGCGGCCAACGCGCTGATTGGGAACAAATTGTCCAAGGATGAGCTGTTCCAGCTGTCGTCCCGGCTTGAGAAGCATCCCGACAATGTCGGTGCCTCCTTGTTCGGAGGGATCGTGGTGGCTTATTGGGATGGGAACCGGGCAGAATACATCCGGATAGAACCTGACCCGAGGCTGGAAGTGCTTGCGGTGATTCCGGAATTCCATTTGGAAACCGAAAAGGCGCGCGGGGTTTTGCCGAAACAGGTTTCCATGAGCGATGCGGTATTTAACGTGAGCCATTCTTCGCTTTTGGTGGTGGCGCTGAGCACAGGCAACCTGCGTATGATCCGCCATGCGATGCAAGACAAGCTGCATCAGCCTTATCGGTCATCGCTGATCCCGGGAATGGATGCCATTTTGCGGGAGGCAGCGGATTACGGCGCCTTGGGTGTCGCATTGAGCGGAGCGGGACCGACTTTGCTGGCGCTTGTTGAAGCCGGCAGCGGCCATAAGGAGGCTCTGGCTCGTTTTATGTCGGAGACCTTGAACCGCAACGGCATCGCTTCCCGTACGCTATGGCTGAAGCCGTGCCCGGACGGTGCGCAAGTATTGACACAAGGAAGCGAAAATAGTACATTATTCGAAAACATAGAAGGAGAAATCCGGGCATGA
- a CDS encoding TetR/AcrR family transcriptional regulator, with translation MPRTDEQNRQIRDERREQIMQAALKVFARRGMAAAKIGDIAAEAGLSNGLVYHYFKSKEEMFSEWVGRAVEGSRRVALYAGEQPGKAIDQLKWMTETILQSIRGEGAYLFLIMIQAMTSDAVPEDVKRLLDSESKASYALLATVPIIRRGQEEGTIIRENAEQLAVAYFSFIQGLAISRVQQPDCPLPKPETILRIFHKIL, from the coding sequence ATGCCGAGAACGGATGAGCAGAACAGGCAAATCCGCGACGAGCGGCGCGAGCAGATCATGCAAGCGGCTCTGAAGGTGTTTGCCCGGCGGGGAATGGCCGCCGCCAAAATCGGAGATATTGCCGCCGAGGCCGGACTTAGCAACGGATTGGTCTATCATTATTTCAAATCGAAGGAAGAGATGTTCTCCGAATGGGTGGGAAGAGCGGTCGAAGGCTCGCGCCGGGTCGCGCTGTACGCGGGAGAGCAGCCAGGAAAGGCGATTGATCAATTGAAGTGGATGACGGAAACGATCTTGCAGAGCATCCGGGGCGAAGGCGCGTATCTGTTTCTGATTATGATCCAAGCGATGACCTCCGATGCCGTTCCGGAAGATGTTAAGCGGCTGCTGGACAGTGAAAGCAAGGCTTCTTACGCTCTGCTTGCCACTGTGCCCATAATTCGTCGAGGACAGGAGGAGGGGACAATCATCCGGGAGAACGCGGAACAGTTGGCGGTTGCTTACTTCTCCTTCATACAAGGCCTGGCGATCAGCCGGGTTCAGCAACCGGATTGCCCTTTGCCCAAGCCTGAGACGATATTGCGTATTTTTCATAAAATCTTGTAG
- the thrC gene encoding threonine synthase has product MRYPGLLQTYKEFLPINDNTPMLTLHEGNTPLIRADRLSELLDLDIHLKFEGMNPTGSFKDRGMVMAVAKAMEEGSSTVMCASTGNTSAAAAAYSARANLNCIVLIPDKNIALGKLAQAIIYGAKVIAIEGNFDRALEIVREITAKHPITLVNSVNPFRIEGQKTAAFEVVDQLGKAPDYLAIPVGNAGNISAYWKGFKEYYAKGRSNALPKMIGFEAEGAMAIVKGEPILNPETVATAIRIGNPASWQTAVAAYQESGGRINFVTDEEILHAYRTIAGVEGVFAEPASAASVAGVMKLKNEGVFAGGETVVCVLTGHGLKDPNIAIQSVKADPVVVKDSEDAVMEAIRRLEGEH; this is encoded by the coding sequence ATGAGATATCCAGGATTGCTGCAAACGTACAAAGAGTTTTTGCCCATCAACGACAATACCCCGATGCTTACGCTGCATGAAGGGAACACTCCGCTGATCCGCGCGGACCGGCTGTCGGAACTGCTCGATTTGGACATCCACCTGAAATTTGAAGGGATGAATCCGACCGGCTCGTTCAAGGACAGAGGGATGGTCATGGCGGTGGCTAAAGCGATGGAGGAGGGCAGCTCGACCGTCATGTGCGCTTCCACCGGCAATACGTCAGCCGCAGCGGCCGCCTATTCCGCCAGAGCCAATTTGAACTGCATCGTGCTGATTCCGGACAAAAATATTGCGCTGGGCAAATTGGCGCAGGCGATTATCTACGGCGCCAAAGTCATCGCGATCGAGGGCAATTTCGACAGAGCGCTGGAAATCGTCCGCGAAATCACCGCCAAGCACCCGATTACGCTGGTCAATTCGGTCAATCCGTTCCGCATTGAAGGTCAGAAAACCGCTGCCTTCGAGGTTGTCGATCAACTCGGCAAAGCACCGGATTATCTGGCGATTCCGGTCGGAAACGCCGGCAACATTTCGGCATACTGGAAAGGCTTTAAGGAATATTACGCCAAAGGCCGATCGAACGCGCTGCCCAAAATGATCGGATTTGAAGCGGAAGGCGCCATGGCAATCGTCAAGGGAGAACCGATTCTGAATCCGGAAACCGTGGCTACGGCTATCCGCATCGGCAATCCGGCAAGCTGGCAAACCGCAGTCGCCGCCTATCAGGAATCCGGAGGTCGGATCAATTTCGTCACAGATGAGGAAATTTTGCACGCGTACCGTACCATTGCCGGTGTCGAAGGCGTATTTGCCGAGCCGGCTTCGGCCGCTTCCGTGGCCGGAGTCATGAAGCTGAAGAATGAAGGGGTATTTGCCGGGGGCGAAACCGTTGTGTGCGTGCTGACCGGACACGGGCTGAAAGACCCGAATATCGCCATCCAGTCGGTGAAGGCGGATCCGGTCGTTGTGAAGGATTCCGAGGATGCGGTGATGGAAGCGATCCGTCGCCTGGAAGGTGAGCATTGA
- a CDS encoding ACT domain-containing protein, with amino-acid sequence MVIDRYNVPKDLQDERFYMVRESILPEALLKTVQTKELLRQGEVKTVNEAVEKVGLSRSAFYKYKDGIFPLNQLERERIVTISMDLLHRSGILSGVLSMIAAHEGNVLTIHQTIPLQGMANVVITVDTSMMGDRLPKLMEALKKQDGVRRAAVIGQG; translated from the coding sequence ATCGTGATCGATCGGTACAACGTTCCCAAGGACTTGCAGGATGAGCGCTTTTATATGGTGCGCGAAAGCATTTTGCCCGAGGCTCTGCTGAAGACGGTGCAGACCAAGGAGCTTCTGCGGCAGGGAGAAGTGAAGACGGTTAATGAAGCGGTTGAGAAGGTAGGGTTGAGCCGAAGCGCCTTTTATAAGTACAAAGACGGCATTTTCCCGCTTAATCAATTGGAGCGTGAACGAATTGTCACGATTTCGATGGATCTCCTGCACCGTTCCGGCATTTTATCGGGAGTGCTTTCGATGATCGCGGCGCATGAAGGCAACGTGCTGACCATTCATCAGACGATTCCGCTTCAGGGAATGGCCAATGTGGTGATTACTGTGGATACCTCGATGATGGGAGACCGTTTGCCCAAGCTGATGGAGGCGCTCAAAAAACAGGACGGGGTCAGGCGCGCGGCAGTGATTGGACAAGGCTAG
- the ilvE gene encoding branched-chain-amino-acid transaminase, which yields MAQWIYLNGEFVSKDEAKVSVYDHGFLYGDGIFEGIRIYNGNIFKCNEHLQRLYDSAKSIMLDIPLTLPEMQDVLVESVRRNGLRDGYIRLVVSRGPGDLGLDPRRSPKASVIVIVEQLAIYPAEAYVNGLKIVSVSTRRNIPDALNPKIKSLNYLNNIMVKIQANLAGVGEALMLNAQGYVAEGSGDNIFIVKNGVLTTPPCYIGALEGITRAAIMEICEKIGYKVKEEPFTLHDVYVAEEVFLTGTAAEVIAVREVDARIIGEGKAGPITTRLLNEFRSIVELDGVKVTY from the coding sequence ATGGCTCAGTGGATTTATCTAAATGGTGAATTTGTGAGTAAAGATGAGGCCAAAGTTTCCGTCTATGACCACGGATTTCTTTACGGGGATGGAATTTTTGAGGGGATTCGGATATACAATGGGAACATCTTCAAATGCAACGAGCATTTGCAGCGGTTGTACGATTCGGCCAAGTCGATCATGCTCGATATTCCCTTGACCTTGCCGGAAATGCAGGATGTGCTGGTGGAGTCCGTACGCAGGAACGGGCTGCGGGACGGTTATATCCGGCTCGTCGTATCCAGGGGTCCCGGAGATTTGGGTCTGGATCCGAGACGTTCTCCGAAGGCGAGCGTGATTGTGATCGTCGAACAGCTGGCGATTTACCCGGCAGAGGCTTATGTGAACGGATTGAAGATCGTTTCCGTCTCGACCCGGCGCAATATTCCGGACGCCTTGAATCCGAAAATCAAATCGCTGAATTACTTGAACAATATTATGGTTAAAATTCAGGCGAATCTTGCCGGAGTCGGCGAGGCGCTGATGCTGAACGCGCAGGGTTATGTCGCCGAAGGCTCCGGAGACAACATCTTCATCGTGAAAAACGGAGTGCTGACGACACCTCCTTGTTACATTGGCGCACTGGAAGGGATTACCCGCGCCGCGATCATGGAAATATGCGAAAAGATCGGCTACAAGGTAAAAGAGGAACCGTTTACCCTGCATGATGTATATGTGGCTGAAGAAGTATTCCTGACGGGTACGGCCGCCGAAGTCATCGCCGTTCGCGAAGTGGATGCGCGCATCATCGGTGAAGGCAAGGCCGGTCCGATTACGACCCGTTTGTTGAATGAATTCCGCAGCATCGTGGAACTCGACGGCGTGAAGGTTACTTACTGA
- the rpmA gene encoding 50S ribosomal protein L27, with translation MLKLDLQLFASKKGVGSTKNGRDSIAKRLGVKRADGQVVKAGNILVRQRGTKIHPGLNVGIGSDDTLFAKVEGVVRFERWGRDRKKVSVYPVNTTEVAVAAEA, from the coding sequence ATGTTGAAACTGGATCTTCAGTTATTCGCTTCGAAAAAAGGGGTTGGATCCACGAAAAACGGACGCGACAGCATTGCCAAGCGTCTTGGCGTGAAGCGTGCCGACGGACAAGTGGTGAAAGCCGGCAATATTTTGGTTCGTCAGCGGGGCACCAAGATTCATCCCGGTTTGAACGTAGGGATCGGTTCCGATGATACCCTGTTCGCCAAAGTCGAAGGTGTTGTAAGGTTTGAACGCTGGGGTCGCGACCGCAAAAAAGTGAGCGTCTACCCGGTCAATACTACGGAAGTTGCCGTGGCAGCCGAAGCCTAA
- a CDS encoding Rne/Rng family ribonuclease, with protein MKQIVVHGGQGLTKIALLEDRQLVEFYIERPEDKQLVGNIYKGKVVNVLPGMQAAFVDIGSGRNAFLYVDDLLPAHLEKQPKVKPGIAKLVKEGQELMVQVTKEPVASKGAKVTTHFSLAGRWAVYMPEADYVGVSRKIMDEEERNRLKTIGEQLRKSGEGIILRTVAAGESRESLSADLHELRRLWQSIVEGFDGAASPCCLYKEPDMIQRLVRDIFTDQVDELIVDDAEKGREIIELLEKISSESAAKVRIYSEQAPIFQKYGVYEELEKSLKPKIWLKSGGFIYVDQTEALTVIDVNTGKFTGSVDLEQTVLQTNLEAAEQISRLLRLRDIGGIIIVDFIDMNSERHRDMIVERMESFIRLDRTKTLVVGWTKLGLLEITRKKVRSQMESFFFETCSACGGLGKVFKESQLRE; from the coding sequence GTGAAACAAATCGTGGTTCATGGCGGGCAGGGTTTGACGAAGATCGCTTTGTTGGAGGACCGCCAGCTTGTGGAGTTTTATATTGAACGGCCCGAGGACAAGCAGTTGGTCGGAAATATTTACAAAGGTAAAGTGGTCAATGTATTGCCCGGCATGCAGGCGGCTTTCGTGGATATCGGCAGCGGCAGAAACGCCTTTTTGTATGTGGATGATCTGCTTCCCGCTCACCTGGAAAAACAGCCGAAGGTCAAGCCGGGAATTGCCAAGCTGGTCAAGGAGGGCCAGGAGCTGATGGTTCAGGTGACGAAAGAACCGGTCGCTTCCAAAGGCGCCAAGGTCACCACACATTTTTCACTGGCGGGCAGGTGGGCCGTTTACATGCCGGAGGCCGATTATGTCGGCGTTTCCCGCAAAATTATGGATGAGGAAGAACGCAACCGTCTGAAGACTATCGGCGAACAGCTGCGGAAATCCGGTGAAGGCATCATACTGCGGACAGTGGCGGCAGGCGAATCCCGAGAATCGCTGAGTGCCGATTTGCATGAACTGCGCCGTTTATGGCAAAGTATTGTGGAAGGTTTTGACGGGGCTGCCTCTCCATGCTGCCTTTATAAGGAACCCGACATGATTCAACGGCTGGTAAGGGATATTTTTACCGATCAAGTGGATGAACTGATTGTCGACGATGCGGAGAAAGGCCGCGAGATCATCGAGCTGCTGGAGAAAATTTCGTCCGAATCGGCGGCTAAAGTCCGTATTTATTCGGAGCAGGCTCCCATTTTTCAAAAGTACGGCGTATATGAAGAGCTGGAGAAATCCCTGAAGCCGAAAATCTGGTTGAAAAGCGGCGGATTTATCTATGTGGATCAAACTGAAGCGCTGACCGTGATCGATGTGAACACCGGGAAGTTTACGGGTTCGGTGGATTTGGAGCAGACAGTGCTGCAGACGAATTTGGAAGCGGCCGAACAAATTTCCAGGCTGCTTCGGCTGAGGGATATCGGCGGTATTATTATTGTCGATTTCATCGATATGAATTCGGAACGCCATCGGGACATGATCGTGGAAAGAATGGAGTCTTTCATCCGCTTGGACCGGACCAAAACGCTGGTTGTCGGATGGACGAAGCTGGGGTTGTTGGAGATTACCCGAAAAAAAGTGCGCAGTCAGATGGAAAGCTTCTTTTTTGAAACCTGCTCTGCTTGCGGAGGCTTGGGAAAAGTTTTTAAGGAATCCCAATTAAGAGAATAA
- the pheA gene encoding prephenate dehydratase encodes MKRIAYLGPEGTVSHESAAYLFPEDSYELIPYKFMSDVFQATVAGETEYSVIPIENTIDGSVNPHVDLLVHEVDLPILAEWTYPSIQNLIGYSLDGSAGDNVLGHIQKIVSIPVAIAQCHTFLKKHLPNVGFVHVTSTAEGVRLVKEQNDPTLAGIGTSLAAQTYGLDILADNIADHNNNFTRFILVGTQPPKLKPSDSAKTTIIVTLPEDYPGALHQVLSAFAWRRINLSKIESRPTKKRLGSYFFYIDIEASMDSVLLPAAICEIEAIGCQVRILGSYPSYSYETANSEV; translated from the coding sequence ATGAAACGGATTGCATATTTGGGACCGGAGGGGACGGTTTCCCATGAATCGGCCGCCTACTTGTTCCCTGAGGATTCTTATGAACTGATACCTTATAAATTCATGTCCGATGTATTTCAGGCTACGGTTGCGGGAGAGACGGAATACAGCGTCATCCCGATCGAAAATACGATTGACGGCTCGGTTAATCCGCATGTTGATTTGCTGGTCCACGAGGTAGACCTGCCGATTCTTGCGGAATGGACATACCCTTCGATCCAGAATCTGATCGGATATTCGCTTGACGGCTCGGCTGGGGACAACGTCCTCGGCCATATCCAGAAGATCGTGTCGATTCCGGTGGCTATTGCACAATGCCACACCTTTTTGAAGAAGCATCTGCCCAATGTCGGATTCGTCCACGTGACCAGCACCGCAGAAGGGGTCAGACTGGTCAAGGAGCAAAATGATCCAACGCTGGCCGGCATCGGCACCTCGCTGGCGGCGCAAACCTACGGATTGGACATTTTGGCGGACAACATTGCCGATCACAACAATAATTTCACCCGTTTTATCCTGGTCGGAACACAACCGCCGAAGCTGAAGCCTTCGGACTCAGCCAAGACCACGATTATCGTCACGCTGCCCGAGGATTATCCGGGGGCGCTCCATCAGGTGCTTTCGGCTTTCGCGTGGAGAAGAATCAACTTGTCGAAGATCGAGTCGAGACCGACGAAGAAAAGACTGGGAAGCTATTTCTTTTACATCGATATCGAAGCTTCCATGGATTCGGTACTGTTGCCTGCGGCCATCTGCGAAATTGAGGCGATCGGCTGCCAGGTTCGTATATTGGGTTCCTACCCCAGTTATTCCTATGAAACAGCTAATTCGGAGGTGTAG
- a CDS encoding Spo0B domain-containing protein, translating into MGKWKWIQVLSGVIILVSLFLLIYISDQRLVLFGFALWMLALFAIWIWIDRRIQRRKLKDAQDEGHQALIRALTYYRHDWMNDLQVLFGYVQLKKYEQLVSCIDNIREKINSESAINRLGIPSLTAELVEFNAASRDLELRLVMGNEVNLSSLSIQPELIHRLVIDTVRGFQIHSVPGGEPNTLNLTIERMEDCIRFDFEYNGKYRKSELSAYLRSTILENSRMAQIESENELREEEADLLFRIPLFA; encoded by the coding sequence ATGGGCAAATGGAAGTGGATACAAGTATTATCTGGGGTGATAATACTTGTTTCTTTGTTTTTGTTGATTTACATATCGGATCAAAGGCTCGTCCTGTTTGGATTTGCGCTGTGGATGCTCGCACTGTTCGCAATTTGGATATGGATAGATCGGCGCATTCAACGCCGGAAGCTAAAGGATGCGCAGGATGAAGGGCATCAAGCGCTCATCCGCGCGCTTACCTATTACCGGCACGACTGGATGAACGACTTGCAGGTTCTTTTCGGGTATGTGCAGTTGAAAAAATATGAACAGCTGGTTTCATGCATTGACAACATCCGGGAAAAAATCAATTCGGAAAGCGCCATCAATCGTCTGGGCATCCCTTCCCTGACCGCCGAACTCGTGGAGTTCAACGCGGCAAGCCGGGATTTGGAGCTGCGGCTGGTGATGGGCAACGAAGTGAACCTTTCGAGTCTTTCCATTCAGCCGGAACTGATTCATCGATTGGTCATCGACACGGTCCGGGGATTCCAAATTCATTCCGTGCCGGGCGGAGAACCGAACACGTTGAATTTGACGATCGAGCGGATGGAGGATTGCATTAGATTTGATTTTGAATATAACGGAAAGTACCGGAAAAGTGAATTGTCCGCTTACTTGCGGAGCACAATACTGGAAAACAGCCGAATGGCGCAAATCGAATCGGAGAATGAGTTGAGGGAAGAAGAAGCGGATCTTTTATTTCGGATCCCTTTGTTCGCATAG
- a CDS encoding homoserine dehydrogenase, protein MKPIKVGLMGLGTVGTGVVRIVEGHQEDLQRQVGCPILIEKILVQNLGKSRSVTIAEEKLTENPWEIIEHPEIDVVVEVMGGIEPAKTYILAALERGKHIVTANKDLMAIHGPEILAKAAEKSCDVLYEASVAGGVPILRTLVEGFSSDRITKIMGIVNGTTNYILSKMSREGASYDEVLKEAQQLGYAEADPTSDVGGFDAAYKMTILARLGFHVNVSFKDVQVKGITEVTKEDIGYSNALGYEMKLLGIAESQDGYISLSVEPTMVRKTHPLASVNGVFNAIYVYGEAVGETMFYGPGAGEMPTATSVVADIVAVVKNLKLGVNGRRSTMASKEIRLKSEEQIASKYFILLHVEDHAGVLAQITQVFAKYEVSLESVIQQPNPHNPKAELVIITHSASKSSMNQVLRHFEQIGVVDKVKSVYRVEG, encoded by the coding sequence ATGAAACCGATTAAGGTGGGTTTAATGGGATTGGGCACAGTCGGAACGGGCGTCGTCCGGATCGTTGAAGGACATCAGGAGGATTTGCAGCGGCAGGTGGGATGTCCCATTCTCATTGAAAAAATATTGGTGCAAAATCTCGGAAAATCGAGAAGCGTCACGATTGCCGAAGAGAAATTGACGGAGAATCCTTGGGAGATCATCGAACATCCGGAAATCGACGTGGTGGTCGAAGTCATGGGAGGCATCGAGCCGGCCAAAACGTACATTCTTGCCGCCCTTGAAAGAGGCAAGCACATTGTTACCGCGAATAAGGATTTGATGGCGATCCATGGTCCGGAAATTTTGGCCAAGGCTGCGGAAAAAAGCTGCGACGTGCTGTATGAAGCCAGCGTTGCCGGCGGCGTGCCGATTCTCCGCACATTGGTTGAAGGATTTTCCTCGGACCGCATTACTAAAATCATGGGCATTGTGAACGGCACGACGAATTACATTTTGTCCAAAATGAGCCGCGAGGGCGCTTCCTATGACGAAGTGCTGAAAGAGGCCCAGCAGCTTGGATATGCGGAAGCCGATCCAACCTCCGATGTCGGGGGGTTTGACGCCGCTTATAAAATGACGATTCTCGCCCGTCTCGGGTTTCATGTCAACGTATCCTTCAAAGATGTGCAGGTGAAAGGCATCACTGAAGTGACCAAAGAGGATATCGGCTACTCCAACGCATTGGGCTATGAAATGAAATTGCTGGGAATCGCGGAAAGCCAGGACGGCTATATCAGCTTGAGCGTGGAACCGACGATGGTTCGAAAAACGCACCCGCTCGCTTCCGTCAACGGTGTGTTCAATGCGATCTATGTCTACGGGGAGGCCGTGGGCGAAACGATGTTCTACGGCCCCGGAGCGGGAGAAATGCCAACCGCGACTTCGGTTGTCGCCGATATCGTCGCCGTCGTCAAAAATCTGAAGCTTGGAGTAAACGGACGCAGGTCCACTATGGCCAGCAAAGAAATCAGGCTTAAAAGCGAGGAACAGATTGCTTCAAAATATTTTATTCTGCTTCATGTCGAGGATCATGCGGGCGTGCTAGCGCAAATTACCCAAGTATTCGCCAAGTATGAAGTCAGCCTGGAGTCCGTGATCCAACAGCCGAATCCGCACAATCCAAAAGCGGAGCTGGTAATCATCACCCACAGCGCCAGCAAATCCAGCATGAATCAGGTGCTGCGGCACTTCGAGCAAATCGGCGTTGTAGATAAAGTCAAAAGCGTATACCGCGTGGAAGGCTGA